Proteins found in one Pseudomonas mosselii genomic segment:
- a CDS encoding DUF1826 domain-containing protein, producing MTVDIRQVFGESPQVMTDILQDGVNLAVWQRRLPAQVEDFANLVLSLGQSLADERVIEVDERHPPALPGLLREAADLHGYDGFVADVAWLVAAYTCLLGARRLGVRVRVLDGAMCPRMHVDHVPVRLLSTYAGAGSEWLAEGAIDRARLQQSLPAVDKVRRLAAGEVALLKGEKWLGNEGAGLVHRSPLTPAGERRLLLSLDWLA from the coding sequence ATGACTGTGGATATCCGCCAGGTGTTCGGTGAATCGCCCCAGGTGATGACCGACATCCTTCAGGATGGTGTCAACCTGGCGGTCTGGCAGCGCCGCCTGCCGGCCCAGGTGGAGGACTTCGCCAACCTGGTGCTCAGCCTTGGCCAATCCCTGGCCGATGAGCGGGTGATCGAGGTGGATGAACGCCACCCGCCAGCCTTGCCCGGTTTGCTCAGGGAGGCCGCCGATCTGCACGGCTATGACGGTTTCGTCGCGGATGTGGCTTGGCTGGTGGCTGCCTATACCTGCCTGCTGGGCGCCCGTCGTCTCGGTGTGCGCGTGCGGGTACTGGACGGGGCGATGTGCCCGCGCATGCATGTGGACCATGTGCCGGTGCGCCTGCTCAGTACCTATGCCGGCGCGGGCAGCGAATGGCTGGCGGAGGGAGCGATCGATCGCGCGCGCTTGCAGCAGTCGTTACCGGCTGTGGATAAAGTTCGGCGCCTGGCGGCGGGAGAGGTGGCCCTGCTCAAGGGCGAGAAGTGGCTGGGCAACGAGGGCGCGGGATTGGTTCACCGGTCACCGCTGACGCCTGCCGGGGAGCGCCGATTGTTGCTGAGCCTGGACTGGTTGGCATGA
- the pdxY gene encoding pyridoxal kinase PdxY — translation MKRTPHLLAIQSHVVFGHAGNSAAVFPMQRVGVNVWPLNTVQFSNHTQYGQWAGEVLAPAQIPALVEGISNIGELGHCDAVLSGYLGSAEQGRAILAGVERIKAVNPKALYLCDPVMGHAEKGCIVPAEVSEFLLEEAVAKADILCPNQLELDSFCGRRAQSLEDCVGMARGLLERGPQVVLVKHLNYPQRADDAFEMLLVTRDASWHLRRPLLAFPRQPVGVGDLTSGLFLARVLLGDDWLQAFEFTAAAVHEVLLETQACTRYELQLVRAQDRIAHPRVRFEAQRLLC, via the coding sequence ATGAAACGTACACCGCACCTGCTCGCCATTCAGTCCCACGTGGTCTTTGGACACGCCGGCAACAGCGCCGCGGTGTTTCCCATGCAGCGGGTCGGGGTCAACGTCTGGCCGCTCAACACCGTACAGTTCTCCAACCATACTCAGTATGGACAGTGGGCCGGGGAAGTGCTTGCCCCAGCGCAAATTCCCGCGTTGGTGGAAGGCATTTCCAATATCGGTGAGCTGGGCCATTGCGATGCGGTGTTATCGGGCTACCTGGGCAGTGCCGAGCAGGGGCGGGCGATCCTGGCCGGCGTCGAGCGGATCAAGGCGGTCAATCCCAAGGCCCTGTACCTGTGCGACCCGGTCATGGGGCATGCCGAGAAGGGCTGCATCGTGCCGGCGGAGGTCAGCGAGTTCCTGCTCGAGGAGGCGGTCGCCAAGGCCGATATCCTGTGCCCGAACCAGCTCGAATTGGACAGCTTCTGTGGCCGTCGCGCGCAGTCGCTGGAAGATTGCGTGGGCATGGCGCGCGGGTTGCTGGAGCGCGGGCCGCAGGTGGTACTGGTCAAGCACCTGAATTATCCACAGCGGGCGGACGATGCCTTCGAGATGCTGCTGGTGACCCGCGATGCCAGCTGGCACCTGCGCCGGCCTTTGCTGGCCTTCCCACGCCAGCCGGTGGGGGTGGGCGACCTGACCTCCGGGCTGTTCCTCGCCCGCGTGCTACTGGGCGACGACTGGCTACAGGCTTTCGAGTTCACCGCCGCCGCCGTGCATGAAGTGCTGCTGGAAACCCAGGCCTGCACCCGCTATGAACTGCAACTGGTGCGAGCCCAGGACCGCATCGCCCACCCGCGGGTGCGCTTCGAGGCGCAGCGTTTGCTCTGTTAG
- a CDS encoding DUF3301 domain-containing protein — MLTLENLFVLMLVATAGAWLWHNHGLREKALARVKQHCAKLDLELLDDAVALKRIAFVRDANGRKRLARIYNFEFTVTGEQRHPGTVTQFGAHTMQIELAPYPFEIKTPPRTDNVIEMQQWRQEHNRWRN, encoded by the coding sequence ATGCTGACCCTGGAAAACCTCTTCGTCCTGATGCTGGTGGCGACCGCAGGCGCCTGGCTGTGGCACAACCACGGGCTGCGCGAAAAGGCCCTGGCACGGGTCAAGCAGCATTGCGCCAAGCTCGACCTGGAACTGCTCGACGACGCCGTGGCGCTCAAGCGCATCGCCTTCGTGCGCGACGCCAATGGTAGGAAGCGCCTGGCGCGCATCTACAACTTCGAGTTCACCGTCACCGGTGAACAACGCCACCCCGGGACCGTCACCCAGTTCGGCGCTCACACCATGCAGATCGAACTCGCGCCCTACCCGTTCGAGATCAAGACCCCGCCGCGTACCGACAACGTTATCGAAATGCAGCAGTGGCGCCAGGAGCACAACCGCTGGCGCAATTGA
- a CDS encoding CobW family GTP-binding protein, whose protein sequence is MLQNIPTHVIAGPLGAGKTSLIRHLLDQRPAGERWAVLVNEFGQIGLDAALLSRDDAGIAIGEVAGGCLCCVNGAPFQVGLGRLLRKARPDRLFIEPSGLGHPVELLEQLGRAPWTGVLSVQPMLMVLDAAALSRGDVLPEAQHQALTKVGLLVFNKASVVDEAARLLITASLPAIPARWTDHGTLPLAALPVSTLVAAGTVDHGRLPVDNDAVPLPTLWTDPRQPICHFQQGEGGWSIGWRWHPDQCLDAAVLRGVLEQWPWRRAKGVIHSTEGWQSFNGLEGGTLEWRSSEWRKDSRIELIFDQPQPLQALQAAFGGCPLIR, encoded by the coding sequence ATGCTGCAGAACATTCCCACCCATGTGATCGCCGGCCCCCTCGGCGCCGGCAAGACCAGCCTGATCCGCCACCTGCTGGACCAGCGTCCAGCCGGCGAGCGCTGGGCCGTGCTGGTCAACGAGTTCGGCCAGATCGGCCTCGATGCCGCCTTGCTCAGCCGCGACGATGCGGGCATCGCCATCGGTGAAGTGGCGGGAGGCTGCCTGTGCTGCGTCAATGGCGCACCGTTCCAAGTGGGGCTTGGCCGCTTGCTGCGCAAGGCGCGCCCGGACCGCCTTTTCATCGAACCGTCCGGCCTCGGTCACCCGGTCGAGTTGCTGGAGCAACTGGGACGCGCACCTTGGACTGGCGTACTGTCGGTGCAGCCAATGCTGATGGTGCTGGATGCCGCGGCCCTGTCCCGGGGTGACGTCCTGCCTGAGGCTCAGCACCAGGCGCTGACGAAGGTGGGGTTGCTGGTGTTCAACAAGGCGAGCGTTGTGGATGAAGCCGCACGCTTGTTGATAACTGCATCACTACCCGCCATACCGGCGCGCTGGACGGACCACGGGACACTGCCGCTTGCTGCATTGCCTGTTTCAACCCTCGTGGCGGCAGGTACAGTCGACCATGGCCGCCTGCCTGTGGATAACGATGCAGTGCCGTTGCCCACCCTGTGGACCGATCCACGACAGCCGATCTGCCATTTTCAGCAGGGGGAGGGAGGTTGGAGCATCGGCTGGCGCTGGCATCCCGACCAATGCCTCGACGCGGCCGTGCTGCGCGGTGTTCTGGAACAATGGCCGTGGCGCCGGGCGAAGGGCGTTATCCACAGCACCGAAGGCTGGCAGTCGTTCAATGGCCTTGAAGGCGGGACGCTGGAATGGCGTTCCAGCGAATGGCGCAAGGACTCGCGCATCGAGCTGATTTTCGATCAGCCGCAGCCCTTGCAGGCCCTGCAAGCGGCCTTCGGCGGCTGCCCGCTGATCCGTTGA
- the zigA gene encoding zinc metallochaperone GTPase ZigA, which translates to MPNRLPVTVLSGFLGAGKSTLLNHVLRNRDNLRVAVIVNDMSEINIDASEVQRNVSLNRAEEKLVEMSNGCICCTLREDLLEEVARLASEGRFDYLLIESTGISEPLPVAETFTFRDEQGRSLSDMARLDTMVTVVDGLNFLRDYQAAESLASRGETLGEQDERSISDLLIEQVEFADVLLLSKIDLISQSDREELVAILRSLNARAQIVPMVMGQVALSRILDTGLFDFDQAAQAPGWLRELRGEHVPETEEYGIAASTWQARRPFHPQRFYDFIHTPWSNGRLLRSKGFFWLASKYQEAGSWSQAGGMMRHGLAGRWWRFVPREQWPQDEESTAAILKQWSVESGDCRQELVFIGQNIDFERLSTELEACLLTDDEMELGPMAWLRLPDPFGAWHEDAVA; encoded by the coding sequence GCACGCTGCTCAACCATGTCCTGCGCAACCGCGACAACCTGCGCGTCGCCGTGATCGTCAACGACATGAGCGAAATCAACATCGATGCCAGCGAGGTCCAGCGCAACGTCAGCCTGAATCGGGCGGAAGAAAAACTGGTGGAGATGAGCAACGGCTGCATCTGTTGCACCTTGCGCGAGGACCTGCTGGAAGAGGTGGCGAGGTTGGCGAGTGAGGGCCGCTTCGATTACCTGCTGATCGAGTCGACCGGAATATCCGAGCCGCTGCCGGTCGCCGAGACCTTCACCTTTCGCGACGAGCAGGGGCGCAGCCTCTCCGACATGGCGCGCCTGGACACCATGGTCACCGTGGTCGACGGGCTGAACTTCCTGCGCGACTACCAGGCCGCCGAGAGTCTCGCCAGCCGTGGCGAGACCTTGGGTGAACAGGACGAGCGCTCGATCAGCGACCTCTTGATCGAGCAGGTCGAGTTCGCCGACGTGCTGTTGCTGAGCAAGATCGACCTGATCAGCCAGTCTGACCGCGAGGAACTGGTGGCCATCCTGCGCAGCCTCAATGCCCGGGCGCAGATCGTGCCGATGGTGATGGGCCAGGTGGCGCTGTCGCGCATCCTCGATACCGGCCTGTTCGATTTCGACCAGGCGGCCCAGGCACCGGGCTGGCTGCGCGAACTGCGTGGCGAGCATGTGCCGGAAACCGAGGAATACGGCATCGCCGCCAGCACCTGGCAGGCACGTCGGCCATTCCACCCGCAGCGCTTCTACGACTTTATCCACACACCCTGGAGCAACGGCCGGTTGCTGCGTTCCAAGGGCTTCTTCTGGCTGGCCAGCAAGTACCAGGAGGCTGGGAGCTGGTCCCAGGCCGGTGGCATGATGCGTCACGGCCTGGCGGGGCGCTGGTGGCGCTTCGTGCCACGAGAGCAATGGCCGCAGGACGAAGAGAGTACCGCGGCGATCCTCAAGCAGTGGTCGGTGGAAAGCGGCGATTGCCGCCAGGAACTGGTGTTCATCGGGCAGAACATCGACTTCGAGCGGTTATCCACAGAGCTGGAGGCTTGCCTGCTCACGGACGACGAGATGGAGTTGGGGCCGATGGCCTGGCTGCGTCTGCCCGATCCTTTCGGGGCCTGGCATGAGGACGCGGTGGCATGA